A DNA window from Onthophagus taurus isolate NC chromosome 1, IU_Otau_3.0, whole genome shotgun sequence contains the following coding sequences:
- the LOC111425734 gene encoding sorting nexin-14-like isoform X1, producing MIVNEIFQVLTLVRTDNLVKSIFSITVIFCCIFAFVASPLAASILFLNYILGIIVCWVLTKYQDFASFYLQRFVSFYRMRVALDKSDQLVCNICNGKNCSRHKIAKRTLPWKKFKINKKLNTSVIHFYEKLIENFVESWYGTFTNDTSFLNEIKYSLRYATASAACKISEIDVGSLIANKLIPCAIKHIDDYLCMQQIAKLKSVHFDKITAEYLGRRLHIAVTNRQKEISYLRHLTECLMPNLLPEEYLKCSNYSILLRELFAGWILLPITDALAHPNIINQLVIIGLTYKSKDIKPQHDEEVEMLSDFIKKDFKFSTLASNMKDVLKDSSILYHFMQFLKREGNVHLLQFCLDIEEFNNKLITPDLSKRQLESLHVEAYNIYKIYINDCSPDYIGCPQEISKAFSELLEGGMYNVARLRTSEPLFQAYDYAYSVLESEYLPDFHHSNEFYNYLCGSKVNASYKKSAIKNNAISGSPIKIRSRKYYETGANQGTVAKISSGLGKLKGVLQTKQPIEGYYTPESHAYESDASHFIDEVVPQTPVSRDLSTWRISIHVKYLQHNRSMQVFIITVDRLDATDPLSKELKSWAIQRKDNDFFLLKAKLIEFHGESVIADHLLPSKRSLCNADAETRRQKYDYFLKQLLQKPSLKSSDLLYMFLTSEQNFAEIMLSSVTSVDLENIYQSVTYKLRKEKGQHLDSFMNTFILSLGKVKYSSKVEWAQLVDEVENVESNVVYPKTYKNVTFGDNYEVFDRKIHDGSSSSFTPIGICESLFYLLKHSFKVRYSVLKLYTAICNIGRQAFESLCRILIERKIKSALCQPNLASLVELLEGIVFDRTKKSHHNPQTESRNSEEQREKAFELLNASIPNWLLKILGNDFKHGLKSLLEILQNPLYNKQLVYNLLDIIIVEMFPHIDSIENESEYSTV from the exons ATGAttgtaaatgaaatttttcagGTCCTCACTTTGGTGAGAACTGATAATTTAGTGAAGtctatattttcaataactgtgattttttgttgtatcttCGCTTTTGTAGCAAG tCCACTTGCTGCAtcaattctatttttaaattatatactGGGAATCATCGTATGTTGGGTTTTAACGAAATATCAGGATTTTGCCtcgttttatttacaaagattCGTCAGCTTTTATAGAATGCGTGTGGCTTTAGATAAAAGCGACCAACTTGTTTGCAACATTTGTAATGGAAAGAATTGTTCGAGGCATAAAATAGCAAAAAGGACTTTACCatggaagaaatttaaaataaataaaaaattaaacacttCAGTTATACAc ttttatgaaaaattaattgaaaacttTGTGGAATCTTGGTATGGAACGTTCACAAATGacacatcatttttaaatgaaatcaaaTATTCCCTTCGTTATGCTACAGCTAGCGCTGCATgtaaaatatcagaaatagaTGTTGGATCTTTAAtagcaaataaattaattccttgCGCTATTAAACACATCGATGATTATTTATGTATGCAACAAATAGCGAAATTAAAAAGCGTccatttcgataaaattacTGCTGAATACCTCGGTAGACGTTTACACATTGCGGTTACAAACagacaaaaagaaataagttaTTTACGACATTTAACTGAATGTTTAATGCCGAATCTTTTACCTGAAGAATATCTTAAATGTAGTAATTactcaattttattaagagaATTATTTGCTGGATGGATTTTATTACCGATAACGGATGCTTTGGCTCATCcaaatataattaatcaattagttattattgGATTAACATATAAAAGTAAAGATATTAAACCGCAACATGATGAAGAGGTTGAGATGTTgagtgattttattaaaaaagattttaaattttctactttAGCTTCTAATATGAAAGATGTATTAAAAGATAGCTCTATACTTTATCATTTTATGcagtttttaaaaagagaAGGAAATGtgcatttattacaattttgtttagatatag aggaatttaataataaattaataacaccTGATTTATCAAAAAGACAATTAGAAAGTTTACACGTCGAAgcttataatatttataagatTTATATAAACGATTGTAGTCCTGATTATATTGGATGTCCCCAAGAAATAAGTAAAGCTTTCAGTGAACTTTTAGAAGGTGGGATGTATAATGTTGCTCGATTAAGAACATCAGAACCTTTATTTCAAGCTTATGATTATGCTTATAGTGTATTGGAAAGCGAATATTTACCAGATTTTCATCATAGCAATGAG ttttataattatttatgtggTTCCAAAGTAAACGCTTCTTATAAAAAATCCGCAATTAA aaataatGCTATATCTGGATCACCTATCAAAATTCG GTCTCGAAAATATTATGAAACAGGGGCGAATCAAGGAACTGTAGCAAAGATTAGTAGCGGTTTGGGGAAACTAAAAGGTGTCTTACAAACTAAACAACCCATTGAAGGTTATTATACGCCGGAAAGTCACGCTTATGAAAGCGATGCGTCTCATTTTATCGATGAGGTTGTACCCCAAACGCCAGTTAGTCGAGATTTGAGTACTTGGAGAATTTCTATTCACGTTAAATAC TTACAACATAACAGATCAATGCaggtttttataataacagtTGACCGTTTAGATGCAACAGATCCATTAAGtaaagaactaaaatcatGGGCTATTCAAAGAAAAgataatgattttttcttattaaaagcGAAATTAATAGAATTTCATGGAGAAAGTGTTATTGCAGATCATTTATTGCCATCTAAAAG AAGTTTGTGTAACGCTGATGCTGAAACTCGTCGACAAAAatacgattattttttaaaacaactcCTTCAAAAACCTTCGCTAAAAAGCAGTGATTTACTTTACATGTTTTTAACAAGCGAACAAAATTTTGCGGAAATTATGTTATCCTCAGTGACGAGTGtggatttagaaaatatttatcaatCGGTTACGTATAAATTGCGTAAAGAAAAAGGACAACATTTAGATTCTTTCATGAATACTTTTATATTATCTTTAGGGAAAGTTAAATATAg tagtAAAGTAGAGTGGGCTCAACTTGTCGATGAAGTTGAAAACGTAGAAAGCAATGTTGTTTATCCCAAAACGTATAAAAACGTTACATTTGGAGATAATTATGAAGTTTTTGATCGAAAAATTCATGATGGTTCATCCAGTTCATTTACACCAATAGGAATTTGTGAATCTTTATTTTACTTAT tgaaaCATAGCTTTAAAGTTCGTTATAgcgttttaaaattatacacAGCGATATGTAATATTGGTCGACAAGCCTTTGAATCATTATGTAGAATCTTAATTGAACGTAAAATTAAATCTGCTTTATGTCAACCGAATTTAGCGAGTTTAGTGGAATTATTGGAAGGAATAGTTTTTGATAGAACTAAAAAAAGTCATCACAATCCACAAACAGAAAGTCGAAATAGTGAAGAACAAAGAGAGAAAGCTTTCGAGCTTTTAAATGCATCCATTCCAAATTGGTTGCTTAAAATTTTAGGTAACGATtttaaacatggcttaaaaagtttattggaAATATTACAAAATCCTTTGTATAATAAACAG ttggtTTATAATCTTTTGGATATAATCATAGTGGAAATGTTTCCACATATAGACTCAATAGAAAATGAATCTGAATATTCCACTGTATAA
- the LOC111425734 gene encoding sorting nexin-14-like isoform X2, with protein sequence MIVNEIFQVLTLVRTDNLVKSIFSITVIFCCIFAFVASPLAASILFLNYILGIIVCWVLTKYQDFASFYLQRFVSFYRMRVALDKSDQLVCNICNGKNCSRHKIAKRTLPWKKFKINKKLNTSVIHFYEKLIENFVESWYGTFTNDTSFLNEIKYSLRYATASAACKISEIDVGSLIANKLIPCAIKHIDDYLCMQQIAKLKSVHFDKITAEYLGRRLHIAVTNRQKEISYLRHLTECLMPNLLPEEYLKCSNYSILLRELFAGWILLPITDALAHPNIINQLVIIGLTYKSKDIKPQHDEEVEMLSDFIKKDFKFSTLASNMKDVLKDSSILYHFMQFLKREGNVHLLQFCLDIEEFNNKLITPDLSKRQLESLHVEAYNIYKIYINDCSPDYIGCPQEISKAFSELLEGGMYNVARLRTSEPLFQAYDYAYSVLESEYLPDFHHSNEFYNYLCGSKVNASYKKSAIKNNAISGSPIKIRSRKYYETGANQGTVAKISSGLGKLKGVLQTKQPIEGYYTPESHAYESDASHFIDEVVPQTPVSRDLSTWRISIHVKYLQHNRSMQVFIITVDRLDATDPLSKELKSWAIQRKDNDFFLLKAKLIEFHGESVIADHLLPSKRSLCNADAETRRQKYDYFLKQLLQKPSLKSSDLLYMFLTSEQNFAEIMLSSVTSVDLENIYQSVTYKLRKEKGQHLDSFMNTFILSLGKVKYSKVEWAQLVDEVENVESNVVYPKTYKNVTFGDNYEVFDRKIHDGSSSSFTPIGICESLFYLLKHSFKVRYSVLKLYTAICNIGRQAFESLCRILIERKIKSALCQPNLASLVELLEGIVFDRTKKSHHNPQTESRNSEEQREKAFELLNASIPNWLLKILGNDFKHGLKSLLEILQNPLYNKQLVYNLLDIIIVEMFPHIDSIENESEYSTV encoded by the exons ATGAttgtaaatgaaatttttcagGTCCTCACTTTGGTGAGAACTGATAATTTAGTGAAGtctatattttcaataactgtgattttttgttgtatcttCGCTTTTGTAGCAAG tCCACTTGCTGCAtcaattctatttttaaattatatactGGGAATCATCGTATGTTGGGTTTTAACGAAATATCAGGATTTTGCCtcgttttatttacaaagattCGTCAGCTTTTATAGAATGCGTGTGGCTTTAGATAAAAGCGACCAACTTGTTTGCAACATTTGTAATGGAAAGAATTGTTCGAGGCATAAAATAGCAAAAAGGACTTTACCatggaagaaatttaaaataaataaaaaattaaacacttCAGTTATACAc ttttatgaaaaattaattgaaaacttTGTGGAATCTTGGTATGGAACGTTCACAAATGacacatcatttttaaatgaaatcaaaTATTCCCTTCGTTATGCTACAGCTAGCGCTGCATgtaaaatatcagaaatagaTGTTGGATCTTTAAtagcaaataaattaattccttgCGCTATTAAACACATCGATGATTATTTATGTATGCAACAAATAGCGAAATTAAAAAGCGTccatttcgataaaattacTGCTGAATACCTCGGTAGACGTTTACACATTGCGGTTACAAACagacaaaaagaaataagttaTTTACGACATTTAACTGAATGTTTAATGCCGAATCTTTTACCTGAAGAATATCTTAAATGTAGTAATTactcaattttattaagagaATTATTTGCTGGATGGATTTTATTACCGATAACGGATGCTTTGGCTCATCcaaatataattaatcaattagttattattgGATTAACATATAAAAGTAAAGATATTAAACCGCAACATGATGAAGAGGTTGAGATGTTgagtgattttattaaaaaagattttaaattttctactttAGCTTCTAATATGAAAGATGTATTAAAAGATAGCTCTATACTTTATCATTTTATGcagtttttaaaaagagaAGGAAATGtgcatttattacaattttgtttagatatag aggaatttaataataaattaataacaccTGATTTATCAAAAAGACAATTAGAAAGTTTACACGTCGAAgcttataatatttataagatTTATATAAACGATTGTAGTCCTGATTATATTGGATGTCCCCAAGAAATAAGTAAAGCTTTCAGTGAACTTTTAGAAGGTGGGATGTATAATGTTGCTCGATTAAGAACATCAGAACCTTTATTTCAAGCTTATGATTATGCTTATAGTGTATTGGAAAGCGAATATTTACCAGATTTTCATCATAGCAATGAG ttttataattatttatgtggTTCCAAAGTAAACGCTTCTTATAAAAAATCCGCAATTAA aaataatGCTATATCTGGATCACCTATCAAAATTCG GTCTCGAAAATATTATGAAACAGGGGCGAATCAAGGAACTGTAGCAAAGATTAGTAGCGGTTTGGGGAAACTAAAAGGTGTCTTACAAACTAAACAACCCATTGAAGGTTATTATACGCCGGAAAGTCACGCTTATGAAAGCGATGCGTCTCATTTTATCGATGAGGTTGTACCCCAAACGCCAGTTAGTCGAGATTTGAGTACTTGGAGAATTTCTATTCACGTTAAATAC TTACAACATAACAGATCAATGCaggtttttataataacagtTGACCGTTTAGATGCAACAGATCCATTAAGtaaagaactaaaatcatGGGCTATTCAAAGAAAAgataatgattttttcttattaaaagcGAAATTAATAGAATTTCATGGAGAAAGTGTTATTGCAGATCATTTATTGCCATCTAAAAG AAGTTTGTGTAACGCTGATGCTGAAACTCGTCGACAAAAatacgattattttttaaaacaactcCTTCAAAAACCTTCGCTAAAAAGCAGTGATTTACTTTACATGTTTTTAACAAGCGAACAAAATTTTGCGGAAATTATGTTATCCTCAGTGACGAGTGtggatttagaaaatatttatcaatCGGTTACGTATAAATTGCGTAAAGAAAAAGGACAACATTTAGATTCTTTCATGAATACTTTTATATTATCTTTAGGGAAAGTTAAATATAg tAAAGTAGAGTGGGCTCAACTTGTCGATGAAGTTGAAAACGTAGAAAGCAATGTTGTTTATCCCAAAACGTATAAAAACGTTACATTTGGAGATAATTATGAAGTTTTTGATCGAAAAATTCATGATGGTTCATCCAGTTCATTTACACCAATAGGAATTTGTGAATCTTTATTTTACTTAT tgaaaCATAGCTTTAAAGTTCGTTATAgcgttttaaaattatacacAGCGATATGTAATATTGGTCGACAAGCCTTTGAATCATTATGTAGAATCTTAATTGAACGTAAAATTAAATCTGCTTTATGTCAACCGAATTTAGCGAGTTTAGTGGAATTATTGGAAGGAATAGTTTTTGATAGAACTAAAAAAAGTCATCACAATCCACAAACAGAAAGTCGAAATAGTGAAGAACAAAGAGAGAAAGCTTTCGAGCTTTTAAATGCATCCATTCCAAATTGGTTGCTTAAAATTTTAGGTAACGATtttaaacatggcttaaaaagtttattggaAATATTACAAAATCCTTTGTATAATAAACAG ttggtTTATAATCTTTTGGATATAATCATAGTGGAAATGTTTCCACATATAGACTCAATAGAAAATGAATCTGAATATTCCACTGTATAA
- the LOC111425734 gene encoding sorting nexin-14-like isoform X3 encodes MIVNEIFQVLTLVRTDNLVKSIFSITVIFCCIFAFVASPLAASILFLNYILGIIVCWVLTKYQDFASFYLQRFVSFYRMRVALDKSDQLVCNICNGKNCSRHKIAKRTLPWKKFKINKKLNTSVIHFYEKLIENFVESWYGTFTNDTSFLNEIKYSLRYATASAACKISEIDVGSLIANKLIPCAIKHIDDYLCMQQIAKLKSVHFDKITAEYLGRRLHIAVTNRQKEISYLRHLTECLMPNLLPEEYLKCSNYSILLRELFAGWILLPITDALAHPNIINQLVIIGLTYKSKDIKPQHDEEVEMLSDFIKKDFKFSTLASNMKDVLKDSSILYHFMQFLKREGNVHLLQFCLDIEEFNNKLITPDLSKRQLESLHVEAYNIYKIYINDCSPDYIGCPQEISKAFSELLEGGMYNVARLRTSEPLFQAYDYAYSVLESEYLPDFHHSNEFYNYLCGSKVNASYKKSAIKSRKYYETGANQGTVAKISSGLGKLKGVLQTKQPIEGYYTPESHAYESDASHFIDEVVPQTPVSRDLSTWRISIHVKYLQHNRSMQVFIITVDRLDATDPLSKELKSWAIQRKDNDFFLLKAKLIEFHGESVIADHLLPSKRSLCNADAETRRQKYDYFLKQLLQKPSLKSSDLLYMFLTSEQNFAEIMLSSVTSVDLENIYQSVTYKLRKEKGQHLDSFMNTFILSLGKVKYSSKVEWAQLVDEVENVESNVVYPKTYKNVTFGDNYEVFDRKIHDGSSSSFTPIGICESLFYLLKHSFKVRYSVLKLYTAICNIGRQAFESLCRILIERKIKSALCQPNLASLVELLEGIVFDRTKKSHHNPQTESRNSEEQREKAFELLNASIPNWLLKILGNDFKHGLKSLLEILQNPLYNKQLVYNLLDIIIVEMFPHIDSIENESEYSTV; translated from the exons ATGAttgtaaatgaaatttttcagGTCCTCACTTTGGTGAGAACTGATAATTTAGTGAAGtctatattttcaataactgtgattttttgttgtatcttCGCTTTTGTAGCAAG tCCACTTGCTGCAtcaattctatttttaaattatatactGGGAATCATCGTATGTTGGGTTTTAACGAAATATCAGGATTTTGCCtcgttttatttacaaagattCGTCAGCTTTTATAGAATGCGTGTGGCTTTAGATAAAAGCGACCAACTTGTTTGCAACATTTGTAATGGAAAGAATTGTTCGAGGCATAAAATAGCAAAAAGGACTTTACCatggaagaaatttaaaataaataaaaaattaaacacttCAGTTATACAc ttttatgaaaaattaattgaaaacttTGTGGAATCTTGGTATGGAACGTTCACAAATGacacatcatttttaaatgaaatcaaaTATTCCCTTCGTTATGCTACAGCTAGCGCTGCATgtaaaatatcagaaatagaTGTTGGATCTTTAAtagcaaataaattaattccttgCGCTATTAAACACATCGATGATTATTTATGTATGCAACAAATAGCGAAATTAAAAAGCGTccatttcgataaaattacTGCTGAATACCTCGGTAGACGTTTACACATTGCGGTTACAAACagacaaaaagaaataagttaTTTACGACATTTAACTGAATGTTTAATGCCGAATCTTTTACCTGAAGAATATCTTAAATGTAGTAATTactcaattttattaagagaATTATTTGCTGGATGGATTTTATTACCGATAACGGATGCTTTGGCTCATCcaaatataattaatcaattagttattattgGATTAACATATAAAAGTAAAGATATTAAACCGCAACATGATGAAGAGGTTGAGATGTTgagtgattttattaaaaaagattttaaattttctactttAGCTTCTAATATGAAAGATGTATTAAAAGATAGCTCTATACTTTATCATTTTATGcagtttttaaaaagagaAGGAAATGtgcatttattacaattttgtttagatatag aggaatttaataataaattaataacaccTGATTTATCAAAAAGACAATTAGAAAGTTTACACGTCGAAgcttataatatttataagatTTATATAAACGATTGTAGTCCTGATTATATTGGATGTCCCCAAGAAATAAGTAAAGCTTTCAGTGAACTTTTAGAAGGTGGGATGTATAATGTTGCTCGATTAAGAACATCAGAACCTTTATTTCAAGCTTATGATTATGCTTATAGTGTATTGGAAAGCGAATATTTACCAGATTTTCATCATAGCAATGAG ttttataattatttatgtggTTCCAAAGTAAACGCTTCTTATAAAAAATCCGCAATTAA GTCTCGAAAATATTATGAAACAGGGGCGAATCAAGGAACTGTAGCAAAGATTAGTAGCGGTTTGGGGAAACTAAAAGGTGTCTTACAAACTAAACAACCCATTGAAGGTTATTATACGCCGGAAAGTCACGCTTATGAAAGCGATGCGTCTCATTTTATCGATGAGGTTGTACCCCAAACGCCAGTTAGTCGAGATTTGAGTACTTGGAGAATTTCTATTCACGTTAAATAC TTACAACATAACAGATCAATGCaggtttttataataacagtTGACCGTTTAGATGCAACAGATCCATTAAGtaaagaactaaaatcatGGGCTATTCAAAGAAAAgataatgattttttcttattaaaagcGAAATTAATAGAATTTCATGGAGAAAGTGTTATTGCAGATCATTTATTGCCATCTAAAAG AAGTTTGTGTAACGCTGATGCTGAAACTCGTCGACAAAAatacgattattttttaaaacaactcCTTCAAAAACCTTCGCTAAAAAGCAGTGATTTACTTTACATGTTTTTAACAAGCGAACAAAATTTTGCGGAAATTATGTTATCCTCAGTGACGAGTGtggatttagaaaatatttatcaatCGGTTACGTATAAATTGCGTAAAGAAAAAGGACAACATTTAGATTCTTTCATGAATACTTTTATATTATCTTTAGGGAAAGTTAAATATAg tagtAAAGTAGAGTGGGCTCAACTTGTCGATGAAGTTGAAAACGTAGAAAGCAATGTTGTTTATCCCAAAACGTATAAAAACGTTACATTTGGAGATAATTATGAAGTTTTTGATCGAAAAATTCATGATGGTTCATCCAGTTCATTTACACCAATAGGAATTTGTGAATCTTTATTTTACTTAT tgaaaCATAGCTTTAAAGTTCGTTATAgcgttttaaaattatacacAGCGATATGTAATATTGGTCGACAAGCCTTTGAATCATTATGTAGAATCTTAATTGAACGTAAAATTAAATCTGCTTTATGTCAACCGAATTTAGCGAGTTTAGTGGAATTATTGGAAGGAATAGTTTTTGATAGAACTAAAAAAAGTCATCACAATCCACAAACAGAAAGTCGAAATAGTGAAGAACAAAGAGAGAAAGCTTTCGAGCTTTTAAATGCATCCATTCCAAATTGGTTGCTTAAAATTTTAGGTAACGATtttaaacatggcttaaaaagtttattggaAATATTACAAAATCCTTTGTATAATAAACAG ttggtTTATAATCTTTTGGATATAATCATAGTGGAAATGTTTCCACATATAGACTCAATAGAAAATGAATCTGAATATTCCACTGTATAA